A single region of the Thermoplasmata archaeon genome encodes:
- a CDS encoding aspartate aminotransferase family protein: protein MPSQKFSRKYLTRHKRSAQLWRRASRLTPGGVESNIRFFKPHPFLADYGDGGYIYDVDGNKILDFMMGFGGLLLGHNNRDIALEVIKQLESGSMLGVTSELFVDYLEAVQSAVPSMKKMRLANSGTEATMHALRTARAYTGREKIAKAEGAYHGAHDYVLQSIDMDSRTARRMNGYKAVPYGRGIPKAVSDTVVIYPYNDIEGTAAVLEENDDEIAALIVEPVLCGPGVIVPKGNYLRRLRQLTRKRRIVLIFDEVLTGFRLAYGGAQEYYDIRPDMTTFGKIAGGGFQLAGFGGEAQIMDVLEPGRGWKYATFHAGTYNGHPISVAAGLKCLQILGEHPEYYDHVNGLGRQLFSGLQDLADDRRLPAWVEYVGSIGNVYFTTKDEIRTFRDTLSANTRRWWNWFIHCLGNNVLFGIPNTGERAFLCTEHTDEDIEWALEVADNAFAAIAKEAGRHREKTPAVQLQAVGEQAAFYGEAQPPPSV, encoded by the coding sequence TTGCCGTCCCAGAAGTTCAGTCGGAAGTATCTGACGCGACACAAGCGAAGCGCCCAGCTCTGGCGCCGCGCCAGCCGCCTGACCCCGGGGGGCGTCGAGAGCAACATCCGCTTCTTCAAGCCGCACCCCTTCCTCGCGGACTACGGCGACGGCGGCTACATCTACGACGTCGACGGCAACAAGATCCTCGACTTCATGATGGGGTTCGGCGGACTGCTCCTCGGCCACAACAACCGGGACATCGCGCTCGAGGTGATCAAACAACTCGAGTCCGGCTCGATGCTCGGCGTCACGAGCGAACTGTTCGTCGACTACCTCGAGGCGGTCCAGAGCGCCGTGCCGTCGATGAAGAAGATGCGGCTCGCGAACAGCGGCACGGAGGCGACGATGCACGCCCTGCGCACGGCGCGCGCCTACACGGGCCGCGAGAAGATCGCGAAGGCCGAGGGCGCGTACCACGGCGCCCACGATTACGTCCTGCAGAGCATCGACATGGACAGCCGGACCGCGCGGCGGATGAACGGCTACAAGGCCGTGCCCTACGGCCGCGGCATCCCGAAGGCCGTGTCGGACACCGTGGTCATCTACCCGTACAACGACATCGAGGGGACCGCCGCGGTGCTCGAGGAGAACGACGACGAGATCGCGGCCCTGATCGTCGAACCGGTCCTGTGCGGACCCGGCGTGATCGTCCCGAAGGGCAATTACCTGAGGCGGCTGCGGCAGCTCACGCGGAAGAGGCGGATCGTGCTGATCTTCGACGAGGTCCTCACGGGCTTCCGCCTCGCGTACGGCGGCGCCCAGGAATACTACGACATCCGCCCGGACATGACGACGTTCGGCAAGATCGCCGGGGGCGGCTTCCAGCTGGCGGGATTCGGCGGCGAGGCGCAGATCATGGACGTCCTCGAGCCGGGACGCGGGTGGAAGTACGCGACGTTCCACGCCGGGACCTACAACGGGCATCCGATTAGCGTGGCCGCCGGGCTGAAGTGCTTGCAGATCCTCGGCGAACATCCGGAGTATTACGACCATGTCAACGGCCTCGGCCGGCAACTCTTCTCGGGCCTCCAGGACCTCGCGGACGATCGACGCCTCCCGGCGTGGGTCGAGTACGTCGGTTCGATCGGGAACGTCTACTTCACAACGAAGGACGAAATCCGGACCTTCCGCGACACCCTCAGCGCCAACACCCGGCGCTGGTGGAACTGGTTCATCCACTGCCTCGGGAACAACGTCCTGTTCGGCATCCCGAACACGGGGGAGCGGGCGTTCCTCTGCACGGAGCACACGGACGAAGACATCGAGTGGGCGCTCGAGGTCGCGGACAACGCGTTCGCCGCGATCGCGAAGGAGGCGGGACGCCACCGGGAGAAGACCCCAGCGGTCCAGCTCCAAGCCGTCGGAGAACAGGCGGCCTTCTACGGGGAGGCACAGCCGCCCCCGAGCGTGTGA
- a CDS encoding saccharopine dehydrogenase NADP-binding domain-containing protein — protein MKILILGGYGAMAQSTVPDLLSSPGVERVGIGGRNADKANAAAKTYRDDRAIPVPIDARDPVALGRELRNWDCVINSSWYDLNVPITEAAIQAAVHYCDLGGLYHQTLRQLKLDKRAKDAGVTCVLGIGSTPGTMNVLGMYGASQLDRVHKVQLRSSGAVVSGGEPGTFVPPYAIRTILDEFSMDAPILRQGKIQFVPALSGLERSEFIAPVGVVEGYYTIHSELATMPLTIGKGVQEMDFIVAFPPAFRETIATLVRLGLASRKDVVAEGSKVRPYDLTSTVIDRLPKPREPELDVDIQRCVLFGERDGRDVTLRYEAVTWPHKTWNVGGGVVDTGVPPSIAAQWAVKGLIKERGVIPPEIAFDPLPYFKELASRGRGIRVIEYSEETRALN, from the coding sequence GTGAAGATTCTGATCCTCGGGGGATACGGCGCGATGGCGCAATCGACTGTCCCCGATCTTCTCTCGAGCCCCGGCGTGGAGCGAGTCGGCATCGGCGGCCGGAACGCCGACAAGGCGAACGCCGCCGCGAAGACGTATCGGGACGACCGCGCGATCCCCGTCCCGATCGACGCGCGGGACCCCGTCGCCCTCGGCCGAGAACTCCGGAACTGGGACTGCGTGATTAACAGCTCGTGGTACGATCTCAACGTCCCGATCACGGAAGCGGCGATCCAGGCGGCCGTCCACTACTGCGACCTCGGCGGATTGTACCACCAGACGCTCCGCCAACTGAAGCTGGACAAGCGGGCGAAGGACGCGGGCGTGACGTGCGTCCTCGGGATCGGATCCACGCCGGGCACGATGAACGTCCTCGGGATGTACGGGGCGAGCCAGCTCGATCGGGTTCACAAGGTCCAGCTTCGCAGCAGCGGCGCCGTCGTGTCCGGCGGCGAACCCGGGACGTTCGTGCCTCCGTACGCGATCCGCACGATCCTCGACGAGTTCTCGATGGACGCGCCGATCCTCCGGCAAGGCAAGATCCAGTTCGTCCCCGCGCTCTCCGGCCTCGAGCGGTCCGAGTTCATCGCCCCCGTCGGCGTCGTCGAGGGCTACTACACGATCCACTCGGAATTGGCGACGATGCCCCTGACGATCGGGAAAGGCGTGCAAGAGATGGACTTCATCGTGGCGTTCCCGCCGGCGTTCCGTGAGACGATTGCGACCCTCGTTCGGCTAGGCCTCGCGAGCCGCAAGGACGTCGTCGCGGAAGGCTCGAAGGTACGACCGTACGACCTGACGTCCACCGTGATCGACCGGCTGCCGAAACCGCGGGAGCCCGAACTCGACGTCGACATTCAGCGGTGCGTCCTCTTCGGGGAGCGGGACGGTCGCGATGTGACGTTGCGGTACGAGGCCGTCACGTGGCCTCACAAGACGTGGAACGTCGGCGGCGGAGTCGTCGACACGGGGGTGCCTCCCTCCATCGCCGCGCAGTGGGCCGTGAAGGGGTTGATCAAGGAGCGAGGGGTCATCCCCCCGGAAATCGCGTTCGACCCGCTGCCGTATTTCAAAGAACTCGCGAGCCGAGGCCGGGGGATTCGCGTGATCGAATATTCCGAGGAGACGCGCGCATTGAACTGA
- a CDS encoding MFS transporter translates to MGLERAKGSRWFYSYLPQGIAGGATSALIPLFAYALGGGLSVVGIIAAATSIASVPAFMLWGSLSDHLGRRKIFLLIGFTGNTVCFVFMAASRSLSEFYLANLLIGALGAASAPVGTVLIMETTARPEWPSQLAFVSRIGAAGWVAGLGLGVVWLAFGPALVGSGLDVMRTLFLIGAAFGAISVLLAFLWTQEPTKHVDRKEVQGTYARPRVERGRYFPMWVLHYFDVRAPRPPDARLPPSLRTYLICVFLFFGGFTAFYSFFPIFLTQVYSLSNPEVFAVYIGSQAMSIAAYPYVGKWISSRKGASMQIYAVVGRSVLFGSFFAVGFVPMPSAGLFALIFLLHSGVGLCWAIINVAGSTLVSHLAPAKGRAQAFGAYNAVQGFGSILGPLLGGFTAEWLGYGPAIAVSVGLILSGSALLAALSLGDGEAFLEKGK, encoded by the coding sequence ATGGGTTTGGAGCGAGCGAAAGGTTCGCGCTGGTTCTACTCGTACCTGCCGCAAGGGATTGCGGGCGGCGCGACGTCCGCGCTGATTCCGCTGTTCGCGTACGCCTTGGGCGGAGGCCTCTCCGTCGTCGGCATCATCGCCGCCGCGACGAGCATCGCCTCGGTCCCCGCGTTCATGCTCTGGGGCTCCCTGTCCGACCACCTCGGTCGGCGGAAGATCTTCCTCTTGATCGGGTTCACGGGGAACACCGTCTGCTTCGTCTTCATGGCCGCCAGCCGGTCTCTGTCGGAATTCTACCTGGCGAACCTGCTCATCGGCGCCCTCGGGGCCGCGAGCGCTCCGGTCGGGACCGTTCTCATCATGGAGACCACCGCACGACCGGAATGGCCGTCGCAGCTCGCCTTCGTGAGCCGAATCGGGGCGGCGGGGTGGGTTGCGGGACTCGGCCTCGGGGTCGTGTGGCTCGCGTTCGGCCCCGCGCTCGTCGGATCCGGTCTCGACGTGATGCGAACCCTGTTCTTGATCGGCGCGGCGTTCGGAGCGATATCCGTCTTGCTCGCGTTCCTGTGGACGCAGGAGCCCACGAAACACGTGGACCGGAAGGAGGTCCAGGGCACGTACGCCCGGCCTCGCGTCGAGCGGGGGCGGTACTTCCCGATGTGGGTCCTCCACTACTTCGATGTCCGGGCCCCTCGACCGCCGGACGCCCGGCTGCCGCCCTCGCTGCGGACCTACCTAATCTGCGTCTTCCTGTTCTTCGGCGGCTTCACCGCATTCTACAGCTTCTTCCCGATCTTCCTCACCCAAGTCTACTCATTGTCGAACCCGGAAGTGTTCGCGGTCTACATCGGGAGCCAGGCGATGTCGATCGCCGCGTACCCGTACGTCGGGAAGTGGATCTCGTCGCGCAAAGGTGCGTCGATGCAGATCTACGCTGTCGTCGGGCGCTCCGTCCTCTTCGGTTCCTTCTTCGCGGTGGGCTTCGTGCCGATGCCTTCCGCCGGCCTCTTCGCGCTCATCTTCCTCCTCCACTCCGGCGTCGGGCTCTGCTGGGCCATCATCAACGTCGCGGGTTCGACCCTCGTGTCTCACCTGGCTCCGGCGAAGGGCCGAGCGCAGGCGTTCGGTGCGTACAACGCCGTCCAAGGGTTCGGATCGATCTTGGGGCCGCTCCTCGGCGGCTTCACCGCGGAATGGCTTGGATACGGTCCGGCGATCGCCGTGAGCGTCGGCCTAATCCTATCCGGATCCGCCCTCCTCGCGGCGCTATCCCTCGGCGATGGCGAAGCGTTTCTCGAAAAGGGTAAATGA
- a CDS encoding ABC transporter substrate-binding protein, whose amino-acid sequence MSRLRTNLAFAAVAVSAVLLSIAILAAYLESAPSWTVVRLGYLPNVTHAQALYGVSTGAYQDALGSPFTLEARVFNAGPDAIKALLANRVDLVFLGPSPTLSSLVVVGPDVIRVIAGGASGGAMFVIQPTLNLMTSADFSGKKFATPQLGNTQDIALKHFLLTQGHRTSDNGGDVEVINAPNSNILSLFQLHQIDGAWVPEPWATRLVLEAGGKVFLDERSLWPNGRFVTTHLVATKRYLDSHRDIVKRFLEAHVNLTLFLQNSSTSTIGVVSDAIYNATKNRVPNATIASAFTNMNVTYDPVESSLATYLTWAQELGLLPTGVSTDGLYDLSLLNDILATRGLPPVS is encoded by the coding sequence GTGTCGCGCCTCCGTACGAATCTCGCGTTCGCTGCGGTCGCCGTCTCCGCCGTCCTTCTTTCCATTGCGATCCTTGCGGCGTACCTCGAGTCGGCGCCGTCCTGGACGGTCGTCCGGCTCGGGTACCTCCCGAACGTGACGCACGCCCAAGCGCTGTACGGCGTATCGACCGGAGCCTACCAAGACGCCTTAGGAAGTCCCTTTACACTCGAGGCGCGGGTCTTCAACGCGGGGCCCGACGCGATCAAGGCCCTCCTGGCCAACCGGGTCGACCTCGTGTTCCTGGGTCCGTCTCCGACGCTCAGCAGCTTGGTCGTCGTCGGCCCCGACGTGATTCGCGTAATCGCCGGGGGCGCGAGCGGCGGCGCGATGTTCGTGATCCAGCCAACGCTCAACCTGATGACGAGCGCCGACTTCTCGGGCAAGAAGTTCGCGACGCCGCAACTGGGGAACACCCAGGACATCGCGCTGAAGCACTTCCTCCTGACGCAGGGCCACCGGACGTCCGACAACGGCGGCGATGTGGAGGTCATCAACGCCCCGAACTCGAACATCTTGTCCCTATTCCAGCTTCACCAGATCGATGGCGCCTGGGTCCCGGAACCCTGGGCGACCCGGCTCGTGTTGGAGGCGGGCGGGAAAGTATTCTTAGACGAGAGGTCCCTTTGGCCCAACGGACGTTTCGTGACTACGCACCTCGTCGCGACGAAACGATATCTCGACTCCCACCGAGACATCGTCAAGAGGTTCCTGGAGGCCCACGTGAACCTGACGTTGTTCCTTCAGAACTCGAGCACTTCCACGATCGGAGTGGTTAGCGACGCAATCTACAACGCGACCAAGAATCGCGTCCCTAACGCGACGATTGCCTCCGCGTTCACGAACATGAACGTCACGTACGATCCGGTCGAATCCTCCCTCGCCACATACCTCACGTGGGCCCAGGAGCTAGGCCTCCTGCCGACCGGCGTCAGCACCGACGGTCTCTACGACTTGAGTCTTCTCAATGACATCCTTGCGACTAGGGGCTTGCCTCCGGTGAGTTGA
- a CDS encoding ABC transporter ATP-binding protein, producing MKGATLKIVSLGKTFEGKTGGVEALRDINLTTREGEFLTIVGPSGCGKSTLLSLVAGLEEPTTGWVEMDGKRVDGPGPDRVVVFQESALFPWLDVHGNVQFGLRVAGLPRDEREARVAEFIKMVQLENFTHARIHELSGGMKQRVGLARALVLRPKVLLMDEPFAALDVQIREEMQVVVQDLWLRNLTTTLFVTHDVREAAVLGDRIIVLSHRPGTVSAILRNDAPRPRTVNDPTIVDRIQRANEILKAEVQWANHHPL from the coding sequence ATGAAGGGCGCGACACTGAAGATCGTCTCGTTAGGGAAGACGTTCGAAGGCAAAACGGGCGGCGTGGAAGCCCTTCGGGACATCAACCTCACGACGCGGGAAGGGGAATTCCTCACGATCGTCGGCCCCTCGGGATGCGGGAAGTCGACCCTCCTCAGCCTCGTCGCGGGCCTCGAGGAACCCACGACGGGATGGGTCGAGATGGATGGAAAGCGCGTCGACGGTCCCGGGCCGGATCGGGTCGTCGTCTTCCAGGAGTCCGCGCTGTTCCCCTGGCTCGACGTCCACGGGAACGTCCAGTTCGGGTTGAGGGTGGCCGGGCTACCTCGAGACGAACGGGAAGCGCGCGTCGCGGAATTCATCAAGATGGTGCAACTCGAGAACTTCACGCACGCGCGGATTCACGAGCTGTCGGGAGGGATGAAACAGCGGGTAGGACTCGCACGGGCGCTCGTCCTGCGGCCGAAAGTCCTGCTCATGGACGAGCCGTTCGCGGCGTTGGACGTCCAGATCCGCGAGGAGATGCAAGTCGTCGTGCAAGACCTCTGGCTGCGGAACCTGACGACGACCCTTTTCGTCACCCACGACGTCCGAGAAGCCGCGGTCTTGGGCGATCGGATCATCGTCCTCTCCCATCGGCCCGGGACCGTCAGCGCAATCTTGAGGAACGACGCCCCGAGGCCGAGAACGGTGAACGACCCCACGATCGTGGACCGAATCCAAAGGGCCAACGAAATCCTCAAGGCGGAAGTCCAATGGGCGAACCATCACCCGCTGTAG
- a CDS encoding ABC transporter permease, protein MAPAAEKRRPSQEFVHLIPMVLVAVGFLAIWEVLVQLQVWKIYLFPGPSEVGAAFADLWNNSTLARSIGATLSRLAVGFLLSLVLGSILALLMVHFATFGKGIQPYVLGLQTFPSIAWVPLSLVWFGFSETALLFVTIIGSLFSVTVSAADSLRTVPPIYLKAARNMGCDGMDLILRVTVPATLPHLISSAKVGWSFAWRSLIGAEVIFATIGLGFLVEQGSEYLNTAQVMAVMLVILILGIVVDRVVFSRSQEWINRRWGLVAHR, encoded by the coding sequence GTGGCGCCCGCCGCAGAGAAGCGGAGGCCATCGCAGGAGTTCGTCCATCTGATCCCAATGGTGCTCGTCGCGGTCGGATTCCTCGCGATCTGGGAGGTCCTCGTCCAATTGCAGGTGTGGAAAATCTATCTGTTCCCAGGCCCCTCGGAGGTGGGCGCCGCCTTCGCCGACCTCTGGAACAACTCGACGCTTGCTCGGTCGATCGGGGCGACGCTCTCTCGACTCGCCGTTGGATTCCTGTTGTCCCTGGTCCTCGGCTCGATCCTCGCCCTCCTCATGGTCCATTTCGCCACCTTCGGGAAGGGGATCCAGCCGTACGTCCTCGGGCTGCAGACATTCCCGTCAATCGCATGGGTTCCACTGAGCCTCGTCTGGTTCGGCTTCTCGGAGACAGCCCTCCTCTTCGTCACGATCATCGGATCCCTCTTCTCCGTCACGGTGTCGGCCGCGGACTCCTTGCGGACGGTGCCCCCGATCTACCTCAAGGCGGCCCGAAACATGGGATGCGATGGGATGGATCTCATATTGCGGGTGACGGTCCCGGCGACGCTGCCGCACCTGATCTCCTCCGCGAAGGTGGGATGGTCGTTCGCGTGGCGGTCCCTCATCGGAGCGGAGGTCATCTTCGCGACGATCGGCCTCGGATTCTTGGTCGAGCAGGGGAGCGAATATCTGAACACCGCGCAGGTGATGGCCGTCATGCTGGTCATCCTGATCCTCGGGATCGTGGTGGACCGCGTGGTCTTCTCCCGCTCGCAGGAATGGATCAACCGGCGTTGGGGGCTCGTCGCCCACCGGTAA
- a CDS encoding sulfite exporter TauE/SafE family protein, whose amino-acid sequence MDALLLIVQAVLIFGVAFIYSNLGLGGGLLFVPILLSTGVAESSIAVPISLTFTIATAASSTVNHYRQGLVDFRLGGALVAGALVGAVIGSLFTLVVLVDERSFKAFFIAVLAVFGTYMLWDWMRNARSVDEDDPSKLTPARKAGVTTATFGSGFLSGSMGIGGGLLNVPLLVYGLGRKTRKAIGTSALLIIPTSAVGFVAYLGNLALAPSGFAWPGDYLLIPVFMPIVFVGSYLGSRWGLKKLKTRSVALIFILVLFLAAGKLVLDLL is encoded by the coding sequence GTGGACGCGCTTCTCCTGATAGTGCAAGCCGTCCTCATTTTCGGGGTTGCGTTCATCTACTCGAACCTGGGCCTAGGCGGTGGCCTCCTGTTCGTCCCGATCCTCCTGTCCACCGGGGTCGCGGAAAGCTCCATCGCAGTCCCGATCTCCCTCACGTTCACGATCGCCACGGCGGCGTCGTCCACGGTGAACCACTACCGCCAGGGCCTCGTCGACTTCCGGCTCGGCGGCGCCCTCGTTGCGGGAGCCCTCGTCGGCGCGGTCATCGGCAGTCTCTTCACCCTCGTCGTCCTGGTGGACGAGCGCTCATTCAAGGCGTTCTTCATCGCGGTCCTCGCCGTGTTCGGGACGTACATGCTCTGGGACTGGATGCGGAACGCGCGCTCCGTGGACGAGGACGACCCCTCGAAGCTCACCCCAGCCCGGAAGGCAGGCGTGACCACCGCGACGTTCGGGTCCGGGTTCCTCTCCGGGAGCATGGGGATTGGCGGCGGCCTGCTGAACGTGCCGCTCCTCGTGTACGGACTCGGCCGGAAGACCCGCAAGGCGATCGGGACGTCGGCCCTCCTAATCATCCCGACGTCGGCGGTCGGTTTCGTCGCCTACCTCGGAAACCTCGCCCTCGCGCCGTCCGGATTCGCCTGGCCCGGGGACTATCTTCTGATTCCGGTCTTCATGCCAATCGTGTTCGTCGGCTCGTACCTCGGTTCCCGGTGGGGGCTCAAGAAGCTGAAGACGCGGTCGGTCGCCCTAATCTTCATCCTCGTGTTGTTCCTCGCCGCCGGTAAGCTCGTCCTCGATTTGCTCTGA
- a CDS encoding THUMP domain-containing protein yields the protein MVLLVRFGEIALKSKFVRRQLRDRLVGNIQDLFAAEGVECITEADEARVYVHADDIARARGILGRVFGVVSISPAAETKADVAALRDAVLAEAARTLGPRQAFALRTRRVGTHPYTSQDLARILGDDIRRAHPDARVNLTRPDVEIHIEVRQNRGFVFRETWPGPGGLPLGSQGRALAVVADEAGMVAAWMGMKRGCRVTVAAPRDSAFSDPLRRWDVGLKVLELRGSEHLVELVKIARADAVFLGSRWPDFDPALRPTVPVPVFEPVIGLSRDEIGQIASRIRSA from the coding sequence GTGGTGCTCCTCGTCCGGTTCGGCGAGATCGCGCTGAAAAGCAAGTTCGTCCGACGCCAGCTTCGCGACCGGCTCGTGGGGAATATCCAGGACCTGTTCGCGGCCGAAGGCGTGGAATGCATCACGGAAGCGGACGAGGCACGGGTCTACGTCCACGCGGACGACATCGCGCGGGCGCGCGGGATCCTCGGGCGCGTGTTCGGCGTCGTCTCCATCAGCCCCGCCGCAGAGACGAAAGCGGACGTCGCGGCGCTACGCGATGCGGTCCTCGCGGAGGCGGCGAGGACTCTCGGACCGCGCCAGGCGTTCGCCTTGCGGACGCGCCGGGTGGGCACGCATCCGTACACGAGCCAAGACCTCGCGAGGATCCTTGGAGACGACATTCGACGGGCCCATCCGGACGCACGCGTCAACCTGACGCGACCGGATGTCGAGATCCATATCGAGGTGCGGCAGAATCGCGGCTTCGTGTTCCGAGAGACATGGCCGGGTCCCGGGGGGCTGCCGCTCGGGAGCCAGGGAAGGGCCCTCGCGGTCGTCGCCGATGAGGCGGGCATGGTCGCCGCCTGGATGGGGATGAAGCGCGGATGCCGCGTCACAGTAGCGGCGCCCCGGGACAGCGCCTTCTCCGACCCTTTGCGGAGATGGGACGTCGGACTGAAGGTCCTCGAACTGCGCGGGTCGGAGCACCTCGTGGAGCTCGTCAAGATTGCCCGCGCGGATGCGGTGTTTCTCGGCAGCCGATGGCCCGACTTCGATCCGGCCCTTCGTCCGACGGTGCCGGTTCCCGTGTTCGAGCCGGTGATCGGGTTGTCCAGGGACGAGATTGGGCAAATCGCGTCCCGGATCCGGTCCGCCTGA
- a CDS encoding 50S ribosomal protein L15e — MAGEGGEKAPARPRNLYGFVKQAWKNPRSGVVEETHFGRLVEWRRGRAFVRIERPTRIDRARELGYRAKQGYVVVRARVRRGGRRRPRPMGGRHPKRRGLVKITMAKSIQRIAEERTARHYPNLEVLNSYWVGEDGGHKYYEVILVDPQHPAIRADPKINWICDPANRGRVFRGLTSAGKKGRGLSYKGKGAEKVRPSIGSHDRRGK; from the coding sequence ATCGCGGGCGAGGGAGGGGAGAAAGCCCCCGCGCGGCCGAGGAATCTCTACGGTTTCGTCAAGCAGGCGTGGAAGAATCCCCGGAGCGGCGTCGTCGAGGAGACGCATTTTGGGCGCCTCGTCGAGTGGAGGCGCGGGCGCGCGTTCGTACGCATCGAGCGGCCCACGCGCATCGACCGCGCGCGGGAACTTGGCTATCGCGCCAAGCAAGGCTATGTCGTCGTGCGCGCGCGGGTCCGCCGCGGCGGTCGCCGCCGGCCAAGGCCGATGGGCGGCCGTCACCCGAAGCGACGCGGACTCGTGAAGATCACGATGGCCAAGTCGATCCAGCGGATCGCCGAGGAGCGGACCGCGAGGCACTACCCGAACCTCGAGGTCCTCAACTCGTACTGGGTCGGCGAGGACGGGGGCCACAAGTACTACGAGGTCATCCTCGTGGACCCGCAACACCCCGCGATCCGAGCGGACCCGAAGATCAACTGGATCTGTGATCCCGCGAATCGCGGCCGTGTGTTCCGCGGGCTGACGTCCGCGGGGAAGAAAGGTCGCGGTCTCTCGTACAAGGGCAAGGGCGCGGAGAAGGTCCGGCCGAGCATCGGAAGCCACGACCGCCGGGGCAAGTGA
- a CDS encoding DNA methyltransferase → MALASSPADRSLVPEAWAMLGLTDLEAYTCWDFPTQSDGHPEAGEASFNGVTPARCAENLVRRYSRPDELVVDQMAGSGTVGDVARSLGRRAVSLDLSPRRVGIIRADARAWPLRDGSAALVVVDSPYSDNIVYSRDPRCLGRISCRDPRFFAEMSRVAREAGRVLRRGGVLAWIIADEYRGGIYTPVGFRLLSALEREFEILDTVVLVRHHDRSASPMWEHRARRFNFFLRGFKFLLIVRKPVGDPGG, encoded by the coding sequence GTGGCCCTCGCCTCATCCCCCGCCGACCGATCCCTGGTCCCCGAGGCGTGGGCCATGCTCGGGCTCACGGACCTCGAGGCGTACACGTGCTGGGACTTCCCGACCCAATCCGACGGCCATCCCGAAGCCGGGGAGGCCTCGTTCAACGGCGTCACGCCGGCGCGGTGCGCCGAAAACCTCGTCCGCCGTTACAGCCGGCCCGACGAACTGGTCGTGGACCAAATGGCGGGGTCCGGGACCGTCGGCGATGTCGCCCGATCGCTGGGACGACGCGCGGTCTCGCTCGACCTCTCTCCACGCCGTGTGGGGATCATCCGGGCGGACGCCCGCGCCTGGCCCCTTCGCGACGGGTCCGCGGCCCTGGTTGTGGTCGACTCCCCCTATTCGGACAACATCGTGTACAGCCGCGATCCTCGGTGCCTGGGACGGATCTCGTGTCGGGACCCGCGATTCTTCGCGGAGATGTCCCGCGTCGCCCGCGAGGCCGGCAGGGTTCTGCGGCGCGGCGGCGTCCTCGCTTGGATCATCGCGGACGAATATCGCGGCGGCATCTACACGCCGGTCGGGTTCCGCCTTCTCTCCGCGCTTGAGCGAGAATTCGAGATCCTTGACACGGTTGTCCTCGTCCGCCATCACGACCGGTCGGCATCGCCGATGTGGGAGCACCGCGCGCGGCGGTTCAACTTCTTCCTCCGGGGGTTCAAGTTCCTCCTGATTGTTCGGAAACCCGTTGGGGATCCGGGAGGGTGA
- a CDS encoding carbohydrate kinase family protein, which yields MGRRRPRVVAVGDAIVDLVTPPLPAIPHGEDFQGHVPALDALPGGNATNFALGIASLGARTSFVGAIGADPNGAILRRAYRRYGVRALLRVDSHRPTGATMALTWSAGGRALITALGANASLALRDVPSRQFDSSDHLHRSGFWWTQRLIGRPTSVLLARARRRGLTTSLDVSTDPHGWPDDRVEAVRACLPNVTTFFGSEVEVCAVAGGGSPIKAAGRLRSLGPDEVVVHQADRGATVVHGSGRTASAAFSVPVDNPTGCGDVFNAGYVYARLIGADLSDALRFGNAAAALHLRDRRRPYPTAAEVRRLARTSTRP from the coding sequence ATGGGGCGGAGGCGGCCGCGCGTCGTCGCGGTCGGCGACGCGATCGTGGACCTCGTCACGCCGCCGCTTCCGGCGATCCCGCACGGCGAGGACTTCCAGGGCCACGTGCCCGCGCTCGACGCCCTGCCCGGCGGGAACGCGACGAACTTCGCGCTCGGGATCGCGAGTCTCGGCGCGCGCACGAGTTTCGTGGGGGCGATCGGGGCGGATCCGAACGGGGCGATTCTGCGGCGCGCGTACCGTCGGTACGGCGTCCGGGCGCTCTTGCGGGTCGATTCGCACCGACCGACAGGGGCGACGATGGCCCTCACCTGGTCCGCGGGCGGGCGCGCGCTCATCACGGCGCTCGGGGCGAACGCGAGTCTCGCCCTGCGGGACGTGCCGTCCCGCCAGTTCGACAGTTCGGACCACCTCCACCGCTCGGGTTTCTGGTGGACGCAGCGCCTGATCGGGCGACCGACCTCCGTCCTCCTTGCGCGCGCCCGGCGGCGAGGCTTGACGACGTCCCTCGACGTCTCGACTGACCCGCACGGCTGGCCCGACGATCGCGTCGAGGCGGTCCGTGCGTGCCTCCCGAACGTGACGACGTTCTTCGGGAGCGAGGTCGAGGTGTGCGCGGTCGCGGGCGGGGGGTCCCCGATCAAGGCGGCGGGGCGTCTGCGATCCCTCGGCCCCGACGAGGTTGTCGTCCACCAGGCGGACCGCGGCGCGACCGTCGTCCACGGGTCCGGCCGCACGGCGTCCGCCGCGTTCTCCGTGCCCGTCGACAACCCGACGGGCTGCGGCGATGTCTTCAACGCCGGGTACGTGTACGCGCGCCTCATCGGCGCCGACCTCTCGGACGCCCTTCGGTTCGGCAACGCCGCGGCCGCCCTCCATCTCCGCGACCGGCGTCGCCCGTACCCGACCGCAGCCGAGGTGCGCCGGCTCGCACGCACATCCACCCGTCCCTAG